Proteins found in one Hoplias malabaricus isolate fHopMal1 chromosome 17, fHopMal1.hap1, whole genome shotgun sequence genomic segment:
- the wnk1a gene encoding serine/threonine-protein kinase WNK1 isoform X1, whose protein sequence is MSERLRDKMVKFLSPPSKNPNGSGSDSLLGERIGPEVRRRHHTMERDQLKGEHRFFRRSVICDSNATALDLPSKVCLLGSPPDCSTVSTEHGAEGTKTPASVELVVADGPVLVKGDGGSDGIHEEVIAERRPVPLLGCNAPTPQIPTLGSCNEALGLASSNIGAKCEKEEDEANKEKARVEAEQQREAEKKEQEDIEEVETKAVGTSPDGRFLKFDIEIGRGSFKTVYKGLDTETTVEVAWCELQDRKLSKSERQRFKEEAGMLKGLQHPNIVRFYDSWESPSKGKKYIVLVTELMTSGTLKTYLKRFKEMKIKVLRSWCRQILKGLHFLHTRSPPIIHRDLKCDNIFITGPTGSVKIGDLGLATLKRASFAKSVIGTPEFMAPEMYEEKYDESVDVYAFGMCMLEMATSEYPYSECQNAAQIYRRVTSGVKPGSFDKVAIPEVKEIIEGCIRQNKDERYSIKDLLNHAFFQEETGVRVELAEEDDGELVAIKLWLRIEDVKKLKGKYKDNEAIEFSFDLHKDVPEDVAQEMVDSGYVCEGDHKTIAKAIKDRVALICRKREQRQLVRDEQEKRKQEEEKGRQAQGETLHPQSSTANPPVPTLALVTLEPEEPEGEQHQLQQPVAPASTIGGSETQSSVVLSESHPGQPVLTPYNSLQPEQQPQPTVTVNNTHPQLPQQSTGVPTHSLAQAFPAQSSGTLSSIPVSTAPLQPGLQSLLPAPVQPGMSLQHQLPPLDGTASQQSSSQPPPLQSSHILQAPLTVSESLPPEQTQGQSVLVPPSTESGLSDAASGLSDGNDGKHEARSMKRHQRRSVRSRSRHDKMAKAKLVVLNISNIGDRVAECQLETHNRKMVTFKFDLDGDNPEEIAQIMVESDFILESERESFIDHVREVIDMADEKGEAIKDSYPQVTSDLHQQIPEISAPHIPGVPPNVATQVVHSAGRRFIVSPVPEARLREPVFGPPSAHPTFGDDQPVCEPVSASSTQQDQSSLMSNANQISALPTQAGGQAPQPVYKSSEMVTQNTTVTVPLINQGSTSPPSSAQLSRTGRMSPTPAPSEPTVCQRRPSLPTTTAPYNQPESNSAITPSSSEQLPGLSASVPQVAPAHSSTPTPLPVAPTSLCGESEGETQGKSPGIEDIHALDKKLRSLFQDQGSLSNASALTDGSGDMPPTSSPPNTISSPPSGLTSSAGHIPPASLSLSSSGHYAPGSFASQSQTGTASLFAQTPQTDSATQRLQTSVTGPPNGQMAAENTQPVVTPDSEGFKLGRFQVSVTADQVVDGASAHKSVASSSSSSNASLSSSSTSSPENTLHKSQTLQKTIPSPSIPCFPPAMSASTTIGRFQVTSSSDIKVGRFMVSPSGMEDASLIAMEGPDTSQDLQTLPASQINPQSYLSSDNDSEPEDEAFKKEICQLRERHMSEIQALQTKQKKEIEELFARMGKGHPPVVAPSAVAVAGGRRRPTKGKGNKSGRSGSNHGSPQQQGEIAQARQALVSQLVPGKIPVCQCTTVQDVQSEGNISTNKAENGSSQTINLPRKGTFTDDLHKLVDNFARDAMSQVQVKKSGKQNPQSHETNPRKFSAPQLSSMGSHVSTNTGTGRKGSLSLTSQHYNYPCAPYTNPQWTGPAGHAQVGLLQPTATNALQQGFHLSTGPHKTGNNGGGTNLRTTPAS, encoded by the exons ATGTCTGAAAGACTCAGAGACAAAATGGTCAAGTTCCTGTCACCCCCTTCAAAAAACCCCAATGGCTCTGGCTCAGACTCACTCTTGGGTGAGCGTATTGGTCCTGAAGTCCGTCGGCGCCATCACACTATGGAGCGAGATCAGTTGAAAGGCGAACACCGTTTTTTTCGTCGCAGTGTTATTTGTGACTCCAACGCTACTGCTTTGGATCTTCCCAGCAAAGTTTGCCTACTGGGCTCACCACCAGACTGCTCAACAGTCTCTACCGAACATGGGGCTGAAGGTACCAAAACCCCTGCCTCAGTTGAGCTTGTTGTGGCTGATGGACCAGTGTTGGTAAAGGGAGATGGTGGAAGTGATGGCATCCATGAAGAGGTCATTGCAGAAAGGAGACCTGTGCCATTGTTGGGTTGTAATGCTCCAACACCACAGATACCTACCCTGGGGTCCTGCAATGAGGCATTGGGGCTGGCATCGAGTAACAtaggtgcaaaatgtgaaaAGGAGGAAGATGAGGCAAACAAGGAGAAGGCTCGAGTGGAGGCAGAGCAACAGCGTGAGGCAGAGAAAAAGGAACAAGAGGACATTGAAGAGGTTGAGACGAAGGCTGTTGGCACCTCACCTGATGGTCGATTTTTGAAGTTTGATATTGAGATTGGACGTGGTTCATTCAAGACTGTCTATAAAGGACTGGATACTGAGACTACTGTGGAGGTGGCGTGGTGTGAATTACAG gATCGTAAATTATCCAAGTCTGAGAGACAGCGCTTCAAAGAAGAGGCTGGCATGCTGAAGGGTCTGCAACACCCCAACATAGTACGCTTCTATGATTCATGGGAGTCCCCTTCCAAGGGGAAGAAGTATATTGTGCTTGTGACAGAACTTATGACCTCTGGAACCCTAAAAAC GTATTTGAAGCGATTTAAGGAGATGAAGATCAAAGTCCTGCGCAGTTGGTGTCGGCAAATTCTGAAGGGGCTGCACTTCCTTCATACCAGGTCTCCTCCCATCATCCACCGTGACCTAAAATGTGACAACATTTTCATTACTGGCCCTACTGGATCTGTCAAGATTGGAGACCTAGGCCTTGCCACCCTCAAAAGAGCTTCTTTTGCCAAAAGTGTCATAG GTACCCCTGAGTTCATGGCGCCTGAGATGTATGAAGAGAAGTATGACGAGTCAGTGGATGTCTATGCCTTTGGGATGTGTATGCTGGAGATGGCTACTTCTGAGTACCCGTACTCCGAGTGCCAGAATGCGGCACAGATCTATCGCAGAGTGACCAGT GGAGTGAAGCCTGGCAGTTTTGATAAAGTTGCAATTCCTGAAGTCAAGGAAATCATTGAAGGTTGCATCCGTCAAAACAAAGACGAGAG GTATTCCATCAAGGATCTGTTAAACCATGCATTTTTCCAAGAAGAGACGGGGGTTCGTGTCGAACTTGCAGAGGAAGATGATGGGGAGTTGGTGGCCATCAAGCTGTGGCTGCGCATTGAGGATGTCAAGAAGCTTAAAGGGAAATACAAGGATAATGAAGCCATTGAGTTTTCCTTTGATCTCCACAAAGACGTCCCAGAGGATGTGGCACAAGAAATG GTGGACTCTGGCTATGTGTGTGAAGGTGACCATAAGACCATTGCCAAGGCTATAAAGGATCGCGTGGCTTTGATCTGCAGGAAGAGGGAGCAGAGGCAGCTGGTGCGAGACGAGCAAGAAAAGAGGAAGCAGGAAGAGGAGAAGGGAAGGCAGGCTCAGGGTGAGACCCTTCATCCTCAGTCCTCCACTGCAAATCCCCCTGTGCCCACTCTAGCACTAGTTACCTTGGAGCCTGAGGAGCCAGAGGGGGAGCAACACCAGTTGCAGCAACCTGTTGCCCCTGCATCAA CCATTGGTGGATCGGAAACCCAGTCCTCTGTTGTTCTGTCAGAGTCTCATCCTGGTCAACCTGTTTTGACTCCTTATAATTCTCTTCAGCCTGAACAGCAGCCACAGCCCACTGTAACTGTAAACAATACCCATCCACAGCTGCCCCAACAGAGTACTGGGGTCCCCACACACAGCCTG GCCCAAGCTTTTCCTGCACAAAGCAGTGGTACTTTGTCTTCAATCCCAGTTTCCACTGCTCCCCTGCAG CCTGGCCTGCAGAGTCTTCTGCCAGCTCCTGTTCAGCCTGGCATGTCCCTGCAGCACCAACTGCCTCCACTAGATGGCACGGCTTCTCAGCAGAGCTCCAGTCAACCCCCACCACTACAAAGCTCTCACATACTACAG GCTCCTCTTACAGTGTCCGAGTCTCTACCTCCGGAGCAGACTCAAGGCCAGTCAGTTCTGGTTCCTCCATCTACAGAGAG TGGCCTGTCAGATGCAGCATCAGGGCTCAGTGATGGAAATGATGGCAAGCATGAAGCTCGCTCTATGAAGCGTCACCAGCGACGCTCTGTCCGCAGCCGCTCACGCCATGACAAGATGGCCAAGGCCAAGCTTGTTGTGCTTAAT atttcCAATATTGGTGACAGAGTAGCTGAATGCCAGTTGGAAACCCACAACAGGAAAATGGTGACATTCAAGTTTGATCTGGATGGAGACAACCCTGAAGAAATTGCACAGATCATG GTTGAGAGTGACTTTATTCTGGAGAGTGAGCGTGAGTCATTCATTGACCATGTGCGAGAGGTTATAGATATGGCAGATGAGAAAGGAGAAGCTATTAAAGACAGCTATCCCCAG GTGACAAGTGACTTACACCAGCAAATTCCTGAGATATCAGCTCCTCATATCCCTG GTGTGCCACCAAATGTGGCTACACAGGTTGTGCACTCAGCAGGGCGGCGATTCATTGTTAGCCCTGTGCCTGAAGCACGACTGCGGGAGCCAGTTTTTGGCCCGCCCTCAGCTCACCCCACATTTGGAGATGACCAGCCAG tgtgtgaacctgtctcAGCTAGCAGTACACAACAAGACCAAAGCAGCCTGATGTCCAACGCCAACCAAATTTCTGCATTACCTACACAGGCTGGAGGACAGGCACCTCAGCCTGTATATAAGAGCTCAGAGATGGTCACTCAGAACACTACTGTCACTGTCCCTTTAATAAACCAAGGCTCCACTTCACCACCTTCTTCTGCTCAGCTCTCGAGAACTGGCAGGATGTCTCCTACCCCTGCTCCATCGGAGCCAACTGTCTGTCAGCGTCGCCCCTCGTTACCCACCACAACAGCTCCCTACAATCAGCCTGAGAGCAACAGTGCTATTACACCATCTAGTAGCGAGCAGCTGCCTGGTCTTTCTGCCTCTGTCCCACAGGTGGCACCTGCCCACTCCTCCACACCCACCCCTCTTCCTGTAGCTCCCACCAGCCTCtgtggagagagtgagggggaaACACAGGGAAAGTCACCAGGTATTGAAGACATCCACGCATTGGATAAAAAGCTCCGCTCTCTTTTCCAAGACCAGGGTTCTTTATCAAACGCTTCAGCTCTCACAGATGGTTCAGGCGATATGCCCCCCACCTCCTCACCTCCCAACACCATCAGCTCTCCACCATCAGGCCTGACTTCCAGTGCAGGACACATCCCTCCAGCGAGTTTGTCCCTAAGCTCCAGTGGACACTATGCTCCTGGTTCTTTTGCCTCTCAAAGTCAGACGGGAACAGCGTCTCTTTTTGCACAAACTCCTCAGACTGATTCTGCAACACAAAGACTACAG ACATCTGTGACTGGACCTCCTAATGGACAGATGGCTGCAGAGAACACCCAACCTGTAGTAACCCCAGATAGTGAAGGATTTAAACTTGGAAGATTTCAG GTTTCTGTCACTGCTGATCAAGTTGTAGATGGTGCTTCAGCCCACAAGTCTGTGGCCTCATCTTCTTCATCTTCCAACGCATCCTTATCTTCCTCATCTACTTCAAGCCCTGAAAACACTCTCCATAAGTCCCAAACCTTGCAGAAGACAATCCCCAGTCCCAGCATTCCATGCTTCCCTCCTGCTATGTCTGCTTCTACTACAATTGGTCGCTTTCAGGTGACCTCTAGTTCTGACATCAAAGTGGGCCGTTTCATGGTTAGTCCTTCCGGAATGGAGGATGCTTCTCTAATTGCAATGGAAGGACCAGACACTAGTCAGGATCTCCAGACATTGCCAGCAAGCCAGATCAACCCTCAGTCTTACTTAAGCAGTGATAATGATTCTGAGCCAGAGGATGAAGCTTTTAAAAAAGAGATCTGTCAGCTTAGGGAAAG ACATATGTCTGAGATCCAGGCCTTGCAAACTAAGCAGAAGAAAGAGATTGAGGAGTTGTTTGCACGTATGGGAAAGGGTCACCCACCTGTGGTGGCCCCTTCTGCTGTAGCTGTTGCAGGAGGTCGGCGGAGGCCAACCAAAGGCAAGGGCAACAAGTCAGGCCGCAGTGGTAGCAACCATGGCAGTCCCCAGCAACAAG GAGAAATTGCACAGGCTAGGCAGGCTTTAGTCAGTCAGCTAGTTCCAGGGAAGATTCCAGTTTGTCAGTGTACAACTGTTCAGGATGTTCAGTCAGAAG GGAATATAAGCACAAATAAAGCAGAGAACGGTTCAAGTCAAACCATTAATCTTCCTCGCAAAGGCACATTTACAGATGACCTCCACAAACTTGTAGATAACTTTGCCCGGGATGCCATGAGCCAGGTGCAGGTCAAGAAAAGTGGAAAACAAAATCCACAAAGCCATGAG aCAAACCCTCGCAAGTTCTCTGCACCACAGCTGAGCTCCATGGGCAGTCATGTTTCCACTAACACTGGTACTGGAAGGAAAGGTTCACTCTCTTTGACCTCACAGCATTATAACTACCCCTGTGCCCCTTATACCAACCCACAGTGGACAGGGCCTGCTGGACATGCTCAGGTGGGCTTGCTGCAGCCTACGGCCACCAATGCCCTCCAGCAGGGCTTCCATCTGTCTACAGGACCTCACAAAACAGGAAATAATGGTGGAGGGACAAACTTACGGACGACTCCGGCAAGTTAA
- the wnk1a gene encoding serine/threonine-protein kinase WNK1 isoform X2, whose protein sequence is MSERLRDKMVKFLSPPSKNPNGSGSDSLLGERIGPEVRRRHHTMERDQLKGEHRFFRRSVICDSNATALDLPSKVCLLGSPPDCSTVSTEHGAEGTKTPASVELVVADGPVLVKGDGGSDGIHEEVIAERRPVPLLGCNAPTPQIPTLGSCNEALGLASSNIGAKCEKEEDEANKEKARVEAEQQREAEKKEQEDIEEVETKAVGTSPDGRFLKFDIEIGRGSFKTVYKGLDTETTVEVAWCELQDRKLSKSERQRFKEEAGMLKGLQHPNIVRFYDSWESPSKGKKYIVLVTELMTSGTLKTYLKRFKEMKIKVLRSWCRQILKGLHFLHTRSPPIIHRDLKCDNIFITGPTGSVKIGDLGLATLKRASFAKSVIGTPEFMAPEMYEEKYDESVDVYAFGMCMLEMATSEYPYSECQNAAQIYRRVTSGVKPGSFDKVAIPEVKEIIEGCIRQNKDERYSIKDLLNHAFFQEETGVRVELAEEDDGELVAIKLWLRIEDVKKLKGKYKDNEAIEFSFDLHKDVPEDVAQEMVDSGYVCEGDHKTIAKAIKDRVALICRKREQRQLVRDEQEKRKQEEEKGRQAQGETLHPQSSTANPPVPTLALVTLEPEEPEGEQHQLQQPVAPASTIGGSETQSSVVLSESHPGQPVLTPYNSLQPEQQPQPTVTVNNTHPQLPQQSTGVPTHSLAQAFPAQSSGTLSSIPVSTAPLQPGLQSLLPAPVQPGMSLQHQLPPLDGTASQQSSSQPPPLQSSHILQAPLTVSESLPPEQTQGQSVLVPPSTESGLSDAASGLSDGNDGKHEARSMKRHQRRSVRSRSRHDKMAKAKLVVLNISNIGDRVAECQLETHNRKMVTFKFDLDGDNPEEIAQIMVESDFILESERESFIDHVREVIDMADEKGEAIKDSYPQVTSDLHQQIPEISAPHIPGVPPNVATQVVHSAGRRFIVSPVPEARLREPVFGPPSAHPTFGDDQPVCEPVSASSTQQDQSSLMSNANQISALPTQAGGQAPQPVYKSSEMVTQNTTVTVPLINQGSTSPPSSAQLSRTGRMSPTPAPSEPTVCQRRPSLPTTTAPYNQPESNSAITPSSSEQLPGLSASVPQVAPAHSSTPTPLPVAPTSLCGESEGETQGKSPGIEDIHALDKKLRSLFQDQGSLSNASALTDGSGDMPPTSSPPNTISSPPSGLTSSAGHIPPASLSLSSSGHYAPGSFASQSQTGTASLFAQTPQTDSATQRLQTSVTGPPNGQMAAENTQPVVTPDSEGFKLGRFQVSVTADQVVDGASAHKSVASSSSSSNASLSSSSTSSPENTLHKSQTLQKTIPSPSIPCFPPAMSASTTIGRFQVTSSSDIKVGRFMVSPSGMEDASLIAMEGPDTSQDLQTLPASQINPQSYLSSDNDSEPEDEAFKKEICQLRERHMSEIQALQTKQKKEIEELFARMGKGHPPVVAPSAVAVAGGRRRPTKGKGNKSGRSGSNHGSPQQQGNISTNKAENGSSQTINLPRKGTFTDDLHKLVDNFARDAMSQVQVKKSGKQNPQSHETNPRKFSAPQLSSMGSHVSTNTGTGRKGSLSLTSQHYNYPCAPYTNPQWTGPAGHAQVGLLQPTATNALQQGFHLSTGPHKTGNNGGGTNLRTTPAS, encoded by the exons ATGTCTGAAAGACTCAGAGACAAAATGGTCAAGTTCCTGTCACCCCCTTCAAAAAACCCCAATGGCTCTGGCTCAGACTCACTCTTGGGTGAGCGTATTGGTCCTGAAGTCCGTCGGCGCCATCACACTATGGAGCGAGATCAGTTGAAAGGCGAACACCGTTTTTTTCGTCGCAGTGTTATTTGTGACTCCAACGCTACTGCTTTGGATCTTCCCAGCAAAGTTTGCCTACTGGGCTCACCACCAGACTGCTCAACAGTCTCTACCGAACATGGGGCTGAAGGTACCAAAACCCCTGCCTCAGTTGAGCTTGTTGTGGCTGATGGACCAGTGTTGGTAAAGGGAGATGGTGGAAGTGATGGCATCCATGAAGAGGTCATTGCAGAAAGGAGACCTGTGCCATTGTTGGGTTGTAATGCTCCAACACCACAGATACCTACCCTGGGGTCCTGCAATGAGGCATTGGGGCTGGCATCGAGTAACAtaggtgcaaaatgtgaaaAGGAGGAAGATGAGGCAAACAAGGAGAAGGCTCGAGTGGAGGCAGAGCAACAGCGTGAGGCAGAGAAAAAGGAACAAGAGGACATTGAAGAGGTTGAGACGAAGGCTGTTGGCACCTCACCTGATGGTCGATTTTTGAAGTTTGATATTGAGATTGGACGTGGTTCATTCAAGACTGTCTATAAAGGACTGGATACTGAGACTACTGTGGAGGTGGCGTGGTGTGAATTACAG gATCGTAAATTATCCAAGTCTGAGAGACAGCGCTTCAAAGAAGAGGCTGGCATGCTGAAGGGTCTGCAACACCCCAACATAGTACGCTTCTATGATTCATGGGAGTCCCCTTCCAAGGGGAAGAAGTATATTGTGCTTGTGACAGAACTTATGACCTCTGGAACCCTAAAAAC GTATTTGAAGCGATTTAAGGAGATGAAGATCAAAGTCCTGCGCAGTTGGTGTCGGCAAATTCTGAAGGGGCTGCACTTCCTTCATACCAGGTCTCCTCCCATCATCCACCGTGACCTAAAATGTGACAACATTTTCATTACTGGCCCTACTGGATCTGTCAAGATTGGAGACCTAGGCCTTGCCACCCTCAAAAGAGCTTCTTTTGCCAAAAGTGTCATAG GTACCCCTGAGTTCATGGCGCCTGAGATGTATGAAGAGAAGTATGACGAGTCAGTGGATGTCTATGCCTTTGGGATGTGTATGCTGGAGATGGCTACTTCTGAGTACCCGTACTCCGAGTGCCAGAATGCGGCACAGATCTATCGCAGAGTGACCAGT GGAGTGAAGCCTGGCAGTTTTGATAAAGTTGCAATTCCTGAAGTCAAGGAAATCATTGAAGGTTGCATCCGTCAAAACAAAGACGAGAG GTATTCCATCAAGGATCTGTTAAACCATGCATTTTTCCAAGAAGAGACGGGGGTTCGTGTCGAACTTGCAGAGGAAGATGATGGGGAGTTGGTGGCCATCAAGCTGTGGCTGCGCATTGAGGATGTCAAGAAGCTTAAAGGGAAATACAAGGATAATGAAGCCATTGAGTTTTCCTTTGATCTCCACAAAGACGTCCCAGAGGATGTGGCACAAGAAATG GTGGACTCTGGCTATGTGTGTGAAGGTGACCATAAGACCATTGCCAAGGCTATAAAGGATCGCGTGGCTTTGATCTGCAGGAAGAGGGAGCAGAGGCAGCTGGTGCGAGACGAGCAAGAAAAGAGGAAGCAGGAAGAGGAGAAGGGAAGGCAGGCTCAGGGTGAGACCCTTCATCCTCAGTCCTCCACTGCAAATCCCCCTGTGCCCACTCTAGCACTAGTTACCTTGGAGCCTGAGGAGCCAGAGGGGGAGCAACACCAGTTGCAGCAACCTGTTGCCCCTGCATCAA CCATTGGTGGATCGGAAACCCAGTCCTCTGTTGTTCTGTCAGAGTCTCATCCTGGTCAACCTGTTTTGACTCCTTATAATTCTCTTCAGCCTGAACAGCAGCCACAGCCCACTGTAACTGTAAACAATACCCATCCACAGCTGCCCCAACAGAGTACTGGGGTCCCCACACACAGCCTG GCCCAAGCTTTTCCTGCACAAAGCAGTGGTACTTTGTCTTCAATCCCAGTTTCCACTGCTCCCCTGCAG CCTGGCCTGCAGAGTCTTCTGCCAGCTCCTGTTCAGCCTGGCATGTCCCTGCAGCACCAACTGCCTCCACTAGATGGCACGGCTTCTCAGCAGAGCTCCAGTCAACCCCCACCACTACAAAGCTCTCACATACTACAG GCTCCTCTTACAGTGTCCGAGTCTCTACCTCCGGAGCAGACTCAAGGCCAGTCAGTTCTGGTTCCTCCATCTACAGAGAG TGGCCTGTCAGATGCAGCATCAGGGCTCAGTGATGGAAATGATGGCAAGCATGAAGCTCGCTCTATGAAGCGTCACCAGCGACGCTCTGTCCGCAGCCGCTCACGCCATGACAAGATGGCCAAGGCCAAGCTTGTTGTGCTTAAT atttcCAATATTGGTGACAGAGTAGCTGAATGCCAGTTGGAAACCCACAACAGGAAAATGGTGACATTCAAGTTTGATCTGGATGGAGACAACCCTGAAGAAATTGCACAGATCATG GTTGAGAGTGACTTTATTCTGGAGAGTGAGCGTGAGTCATTCATTGACCATGTGCGAGAGGTTATAGATATGGCAGATGAGAAAGGAGAAGCTATTAAAGACAGCTATCCCCAG GTGACAAGTGACTTACACCAGCAAATTCCTGAGATATCAGCTCCTCATATCCCTG GTGTGCCACCAAATGTGGCTACACAGGTTGTGCACTCAGCAGGGCGGCGATTCATTGTTAGCCCTGTGCCTGAAGCACGACTGCGGGAGCCAGTTTTTGGCCCGCCCTCAGCTCACCCCACATTTGGAGATGACCAGCCAG tgtgtgaacctgtctcAGCTAGCAGTACACAACAAGACCAAAGCAGCCTGATGTCCAACGCCAACCAAATTTCTGCATTACCTACACAGGCTGGAGGACAGGCACCTCAGCCTGTATATAAGAGCTCAGAGATGGTCACTCAGAACACTACTGTCACTGTCCCTTTAATAAACCAAGGCTCCACTTCACCACCTTCTTCTGCTCAGCTCTCGAGAACTGGCAGGATGTCTCCTACCCCTGCTCCATCGGAGCCAACTGTCTGTCAGCGTCGCCCCTCGTTACCCACCACAACAGCTCCCTACAATCAGCCTGAGAGCAACAGTGCTATTACACCATCTAGTAGCGAGCAGCTGCCTGGTCTTTCTGCCTCTGTCCCACAGGTGGCACCTGCCCACTCCTCCACACCCACCCCTCTTCCTGTAGCTCCCACCAGCCTCtgtggagagagtgagggggaaACACAGGGAAAGTCACCAGGTATTGAAGACATCCACGCATTGGATAAAAAGCTCCGCTCTCTTTTCCAAGACCAGGGTTCTTTATCAAACGCTTCAGCTCTCACAGATGGTTCAGGCGATATGCCCCCCACCTCCTCACCTCCCAACACCATCAGCTCTCCACCATCAGGCCTGACTTCCAGTGCAGGACACATCCCTCCAGCGAGTTTGTCCCTAAGCTCCAGTGGACACTATGCTCCTGGTTCTTTTGCCTCTCAAAGTCAGACGGGAACAGCGTCTCTTTTTGCACAAACTCCTCAGACTGATTCTGCAACACAAAGACTACAG ACATCTGTGACTGGACCTCCTAATGGACAGATGGCTGCAGAGAACACCCAACCTGTAGTAACCCCAGATAGTGAAGGATTTAAACTTGGAAGATTTCAG GTTTCTGTCACTGCTGATCAAGTTGTAGATGGTGCTTCAGCCCACAAGTCTGTGGCCTCATCTTCTTCATCTTCCAACGCATCCTTATCTTCCTCATCTACTTCAAGCCCTGAAAACACTCTCCATAAGTCCCAAACCTTGCAGAAGACAATCCCCAGTCCCAGCATTCCATGCTTCCCTCCTGCTATGTCTGCTTCTACTACAATTGGTCGCTTTCAGGTGACCTCTAGTTCTGACATCAAAGTGGGCCGTTTCATGGTTAGTCCTTCCGGAATGGAGGATGCTTCTCTAATTGCAATGGAAGGACCAGACACTAGTCAGGATCTCCAGACATTGCCAGCAAGCCAGATCAACCCTCAGTCTTACTTAAGCAGTGATAATGATTCTGAGCCAGAGGATGAAGCTTTTAAAAAAGAGATCTGTCAGCTTAGGGAAAG ACATATGTCTGAGATCCAGGCCTTGCAAACTAAGCAGAAGAAAGAGATTGAGGAGTTGTTTGCACGTATGGGAAAGGGTCACCCACCTGTGGTGGCCCCTTCTGCTGTAGCTGTTGCAGGAGGTCGGCGGAGGCCAACCAAAGGCAAGGGCAACAAGTCAGGCCGCAGTGGTAGCAACCATGGCAGTCCCCAGCAACAAG GGAATATAAGCACAAATAAAGCAGAGAACGGTTCAAGTCAAACCATTAATCTTCCTCGCAAAGGCACATTTACAGATGACCTCCACAAACTTGTAGATAACTTTGCCCGGGATGCCATGAGCCAGGTGCAGGTCAAGAAAAGTGGAAAACAAAATCCACAAAGCCATGAG aCAAACCCTCGCAAGTTCTCTGCACCACAGCTGAGCTCCATGGGCAGTCATGTTTCCACTAACACTGGTACTGGAAGGAAAGGTTCACTCTCTTTGACCTCACAGCATTATAACTACCCCTGTGCCCCTTATACCAACCCACAGTGGACAGGGCCTGCTGGACATGCTCAGGTGGGCTTGCTGCAGCCTACGGCCACCAATGCCCTCCAGCAGGGCTTCCATCTGTCTACAGGACCTCACAAAACAGGAAATAATGGTGGAGGGACAAACTTACGGACGACTCCGGCAAGTTAA